In Nostoc sphaeroides, the genomic window TGACTTACAATATAGGACACAGAGCAGTTTATAGTCTTAATATTCACTTGGTGCTTGTCACCAAATACCGGAGGAAGGTTATCAATCAAGCAATACTCAAACGACTACAAGAGATATTCGAGGGTACTTGCGCTAAGTGGAGAAGCAAGGTTACAGAGTACAACGCAGAATCAGACCATGTTCACTTAGTTATTAGTTACCCACCGGATGTGGAAGTAAGCAAGCTAGTGAACAACCTAAAAACAGTGTCTAGTCGGTTAATTCGCAAGGAGTTTCATGAACACGTTAATCGGTTCTACAGTAAACCAGTCTTTTGGACAGGTGCGTACTTTGTTGCCTCATGCGGAGGCGTTACCCTCGACGAACTTAAGTCTTATGTTGAGAAGCAAAACAGCCCAACCAATTAAGAAAATTGCTGATTTCGGGGGTATTGAACCCCACTCAATCAGCCCTCCTATCCCCCTCACCGCCAATCGGAGTACCGATGTGGCGGGAGTACCCCGGAGGATTTGATGGACAGGATTAATACTCGGATCTTGGGAAAGATTTTTAGGTACGTCGGTAGTCATCACAACACCTCCTGATAGCCCTAAAATTCAGGATAGTTTGCTTTTGATGATGCAAGCTGTTTTTTTAACTTTTCGTATTTACCCTGAAGGTGTATTATGATGGGCGCTAAACTGTCATTGGTCATTAGTCCAAATCCAATGCCCAATGCCCCATGCCCGAATGGCACTAAGTTAAGATACAGCCCTTGCCCTGACTGGTTAAGAGCCTCCAGGCTGGGAACCCATTCTCTAGGGCTGCTGCCTCCTCTTTCTTGACGAGAGGCAGAGCCTCTCTAAATACATTCCCAGTCTTAAGACTGGGAACGAGACTACACAAGCCTTTGGGCTTTTCTTAGTGCCATTCCCCCATGCCCAATTCCCAATGACAATAATTAGTTGTGTCCCAAGTTATTTTAGAAAACGTTTATAAAAGTTTTTCCCCGCGTAAAGGGGAAAGTGTAACCTCAGAAAACCAATCTTCTCTCACGTCTGGGGAAAGAACTGATGCAGCGCCAGAACGGGCGGGAAGTGTTAACGTCTTGCGGCGGATTAACCTGACGATCGCAGATGGCGAGTTTATGGTGCTGGTAGGCCCTTCTGGTTGTGGTAAAAGCACTTTGCTGCGGTTAATCGCTGGTTTAGAAGTGATGACTGGCGGTAATATTTGGATAGGCGATCGCTTAATCAATGACCTACCACCCAAAGAACGCGACATCGCAATGGTGTTTCAAAATTACGCCCTCTATCCTCACATGACGGTGTATGACAACATCGCTTTTGGGTTACGCCGTAGGGGAAGCAGGGGAGCAGAGGAGCAGAGGAGCGGAGGAGAAAATACTTCCTCGTCTCAATATTTTCAGGCGTGGGCAGAAAATCTTTTTGTGGGGGCGACCAGAAAGTTACCTAAAGGACTGCGCTACACTTCTGACAAAGAACGAGCTGTGAATGAGCAGGTGCGTAGTGTTGCTCAACTGTTGCAAATCGAAACATTGCTAAATCGCTTACCCAAACAGCTATCTGGAGGACAAAGACAACGGGTTGCATTGGGACGAGCGATCGCGCGTGACCCCCAAGTATTCTTAATGGATGAGCCGCTTTCTAATTTAGATGCCAAACTACGGGCAGAAACCCGCGCTCAAATTGTCAAATTGCAGCGCCAACTGGGGACAACGACGATTTACGTTACCCACGATCAAACAGAAGCGATGACAATGGGCGATCGCATTGCGATTATGTCTGAGGGTAAAATTCAACAAGTCGCTTCTCCCCTAGAACTTTACAACCGTCCTGCCAACCTTTTTGTAGCAGAATTCATTGGTTCACCACCGATGAATTTTATTCCGGTAGAATTTCATGCCCCGCAGTTGATTACTCATTCCCAGTTGCGTTTCACCCTTCCAGAAGTCTGGGGAAAAGCTTTACAAAAATATGATGGGAAAACTTTAATTTTAGGCATTCGTCCAGAACACTTTAACTTGAGTATGCCAGCCACCAAAAATCTACCAGTGCAAGTAGATTTGGTGGAGAATCTTGGCAACGATTCCTTTCTCGCTGTTAAAATTGCCGAACCAGGATCTCAACCTGCGACTACAGCCAATTCCCTACAAGTGCGAATACCACCAGACAGATTTGTACAACCTGGTGAGCAACTTTGGTTATCGCTAACTCCAGAAAAAATTCACTTTTTTGACCCGGAAACTGAATTAGCGATATTTGCCTAGAATTAATCAATAAAAAAACATAAACTTACCGAATTTTAGATTTTAAATTTTGGATACACATCATTTATTTGTGAAGCTGTGCTAAACCCTTTGGCTCTTCGGTTAAGGCAAGAGATGCGATGAATCGTAGGCAAGAGACGCGATGAATCGCCGTCTCTACAATTAGTCTTTTGTAGAGACGGCGATTTATCGCGTCTTTGTGGTGATTTATGGCATCTTTATTGCGTCACCATACGACTTTGAAATACCTCAAAACGACTTTGGAGTACCTCAAAACGACTTTGAAGTACCTCAAAACGACTTTGGAGTACCTCAAAACGACTTTGAAGTACCTCAACACGACTTTGAAGTACCTCAAAACGACTTTGAAGTACCTCAACACGACTTTGAAGTACCTCAAAACGACTTTGAAGTACCTCAAAACGACTTTGGAGTACCTCAAAACGACTTTGGAGTACTTCAACACGACTTCGAGGTATCTGTTGCTTATATAGCAGAGTTACTAATTTGTAGAAGTACTAAAAGATAGTGCAGATGCTTCTAACAGGTGCAGATTGTGGCGTTTCCAAAAACTCAAAATCTCTTCACCAACCTGTTGAGGATAGAAGTAATGAAAAAAATGATATCCTTCTGGGCATTCCCAGAGCTTATCTTCTGGCTTTAACCAATTTAACCAGTCATGCAATACAGTTGAGTTGACTACCGGATCAGTCTTGCTACCACATACCATCATTGGCATAGAAACTCCACCCTTGGGTAAATAAACCAACTTAAATAAAGAGTGTGACGTGGGAGATTGTTCTAAATCTTTATCTAAGGCAGCTACTAACTTTTTAGTAGTATGAGGTGGTTGATTTCCAAATAGACTGCGAACGCTGCTTGCTAAAACTAGCTCACGGCTAATGCTAAAAAGTTGTCGTTGAAAGTAATAGTGAGCTTGCCAATTGTTTGCAGGTTGAGCCGCTACAGCTAGCAAGGCGAGCGATCGCACTTTTTGAGGAAATCTACGCGCAAAGGTTAAGGCGATCGCACCACCCATCCCATGACCGGCTAAATGCACGGGGCGATCGCGCCATTCTAAAAACTCATATAGCAATTCCACAGCTTGATCTATGGAACTGGCTTCATCTTTGGTTTGCTGGTATTCCCACTGGGCGACGCTTATATACCCAGATAAGTATTCAAGTAATGGTTTATCAAAACGCTTCAATATAGGACTGGCATTTAACCACAGAACATCAAATGAATCAGACATAAATACCTATAACTTCTAAATTATCAATTTCACTAGTTGTCAGATCCCCGACTTCTATAAGAAGTCGGGGATCTCCCGGCCCCAAGGCTTTCTACAAACCAAATTCTGTTTTCAATTGAGCAACCCAAGTTTTAATTCGCTCATCTGTTAAATCGGATTGACTACCTTCATCAAGTGCCAGCCCAACAAATTTGCCATTTTTCAAAGCTCTAGAATTCTCAAAGTCATAACCCTCAGTTGGCCAGTAGCCAACAGTTTTACCGCCTCGCTGGGAAATTTTTTCTTCTAAAATTCCCATTGCATCTTGGAAATTATCGGCATAGCCATATTGATCTCCATCACCAAAATAGGCAACCAGCTTACCACTAAAATCTATTTCATCCAGATCAGAGAAAAAACCTTCCCAATCGCTCTGAAGTTGACCAATATCCCAAGTGGGAGAGCCAATAATCAGCAAGTCATACTCATCAAAAGTTGTAGTATCCGCCTCGTAAATGGGATGTAATGTTACAACATCATCACCAAACTCATCCCGAATTTTTTCAGCATCAGATTCAGTGTTGCCAGTTTGAGTACCGTAGAACAGACCGATTTTTTTCGACATATTTTTACCTGATATATGGATTTGCGTTAGCGTTCGCGTTGGCGAAGCCTCTCGAAGAGAAGCGTCTCGTAGAGAAGCTCACCGTTGGCGTAGCCTCTCGTAGAGAAGGTATCGCCAGGATACCTATTTGTCTTGTTGAAATATATTATCGACTTAATGAATATCTATCTCAATAAGCCTGAAGATATCCTACCAGACTTATTGAAAGTTTTTATCATTTAATTTAAGTAAAATTTTGTAAAGTATTTCAGGAAACAAACCAAAAAGGCGGACGGACTTTCATTCCACCCCTATTTACTGTAAGTGGCTTACGATATGCTCACACAATATTCAGAATTATTACTGGTTTTAAAATATACATCTATAAAAGAAGCTAGAGAAAGTAAATTTTTTGTGCATTTATGAAATTCATCCCAACATTAAAAGTAGCTGTAATTCCTGTTTTGACAGTGTTGAGCTTGTTGTCTGCATCAAATAAAGTACTAGCTGACTATTTAAATAGCGAGGGTTCAGGAGGTGATTACCGTTATGAATTATGGTCTAGCGATGATAATAGTCATTACTATTTGAAAGTTTGGTTATATGAAGCAAGTCCAGATAGTGATCCATACACCACAACTACAAGATTCCCCTCTACTAGAGAAGCTTTAATTTATTTTGATTGCAATTACGCTAATAAAAATTTACCAGAATGTCCTCGATGATAATTTGGAACCCCTTTCAAAGCATTCTATAGCAATCCGATTTGATTTCTGAATCACTTGTAGAGGTAAGGGACTGGGGATTGGGGACTGGGGACTGGGAAGAAAGAATAAAGGTGTACTGAGTTTTGTTCAAAAATCAAATATGAGTCCTATAGGAGGGTTAGCCATAGGAATCATATCTAATTTGTGAAAATTTGCGGTGTCCAGATCCCCGACTTCTTTAAGAAGTTGGGGATTTAACTTTTCGATTGCGATATTTTTTATTTGGTAATATTTTAAATTGAGTGATTTATAAATATAAATTATCTATGTTTTTGGCCAATTTTTAATATTTTAAGTAAACTACAGAGGCAAATGTGAAAGCCTACTTTCCTTCCGATAGTTGGGCTGATGATCAAGATAATTCGTAGTTCGTAATTAAAGAATTCAATTACGAATTACGAATTACAAGTTATGCTTCGGCTGGTTGATATTCTTGTTGTCTTTCTACAAACGACTGAACACGGGTGCGGTAGTTTCTCACAGTCTCATCTACCCATTCGCGATCGTTGCTATTTGCATACAAATGCACCAGTGGTTCGCTAGCATCTGGTAAAACTAATAGCCAACTGTCATCGTAGGGTTGACAAATTTTCACTCCATCAATGAGTTCTAGATTTTGCGCTGGGTGAGTTTCTACCAAGTAACGCATCAAAGCACCTTTGGCAGTCCACGGGCAGCGTATTGTATAACTTTTGTGAATTACACGGGGCAATTCCGCTCGCGCAGCAGCAAGCGATCGCTCCTGTATAGTCAACATCTCAATTATCTTGGCAATGCAGAACATAGAATCAAATCCCGGATGCAGTTGCGGGAAAATAAAACCTGTATCTCCACTACCTCCCAATACCACATTCGGGTTTTTTTGACAAGCTTCCATTAAAGCTGTAGGATTGGCTTTAGTGCGAATCACTCTACCATCGTGGCGACGGGCAACTTGTTCAATAGCACTGGAAGCATGAACTGGTACAACTACCGTTCCTCTGGGGTTAGCCGTCAGAATCATGTCTACCATCAGTGCAGTTAAAGTTTCCCCACGAATTGGGTAGCCGGATTCATCAACTAAAATTAGCTGTTCTCCATTAGCGGATACTTGCACACCAAAGTTAGCTTTCAATGCCTCCACTACATGACCTAACTGAGTCAGCAGTCCTTCGCGATCGGTGATTGACATCGCCGTTTTATTGACACTGGCATTCAGTACTACTGCATCAGCACCAAATTTATCCAACATTTGGGGTAAAACTGCCCCCGATACGGCATAAACATAGTCAATCACCACTTTTGCGCGGCTGTTGCGGAGTGTATGAACATGCAACAATTTCTCAAAAGCAGTGCAGTAGCGATCCATGACTTGGCTAGGATAAGATACATCGCCAATTTCATGAATTAGCGCTCGCCGCATATCCTCCTTAAAATAAGCCCCTTCAATTTTCTTTTCCAGAGCTTTGGAGATATTAATGCCCTTGGCATCCATGAATTCAATCAAAATGTAGTCAGGGCGATCGGGGTGTACCCGGACATGGATACCACCAGCTACCGACATTGTGGGTATAACCGTGCGGGCAATGGGGATAGCTGTCGCATCGAGGTTTTGAATATCAATACCTACTGACATCAAACCAGCAATCAGCGATCGCGTCACCATCCGAGAGACATTACGCTGATCACGGGAAACCGTTACCTTAGAACCAGGTTTTAAGGTAGAACCGTAAGCAGATCCCAACTTCACGGCGAATTCTGGGGTGATGTCAATATTAGCTAATCCTTGCACACCACGTTGACCGAATAAATTCCGTTGGGCAGTGTTCCCCCAAATTAAGTTAATGTTTAAAACTGCCCCTGACTCAATCTTCTTACTAGGCCAAACGCGCACACCTGGGCTAATTTGGGCTTCTTCTCCCACCGTAGAAAGCGAACCCACAACAGCAGCTTCTAATACATGGGCGCGGCGATCTACACGAGCGCCACGAGAAATTACACAAGCAGAAAGATGTGCTTCATCGCCAATAAATGCCCCATTCCACACTATGGGACGTTTGAGATTCGCATCAGCGCCAATAGTGACATTATCGCCAATTACGGTTCCTGCTTCAATTTGGACTCTTGCCCCAATGCGGCAATTATCACCAATTACTGCTGGGGCTTCAATCACGGCCGTTTGGTCGATGTAAGTATTTTGACCTACCCATAAATCATCAGAAACTTGTTTGTAGGCATAATCTAATTGCACTTTTCCATCTAAGGCATCATATTGAGCCTCACGATAAGCATCTAAGTGGCCAACATCGCACCAGTAACCTTGAGCGATGTAACCATACATTGGCTCATCTTTTGCTAATAGTAAGGGGAATAAGTCTTTAGAAAAGTCACATTCAATATTTGCTGGCAGATATTCTAAAACTTCTGGTTCGAGAATGTAAGTGCCAGTGTTGACGGTATCAGAAAAAATTTCACTACTAGAGGGTTTTTCTAAAAATCGCCGAATTCGTCTTTCCTCATCGGTAATCACCACCCCAAACTCAATCGGGTTGGGAACCCTGGTTAAAATCAAAGTAGCTTTTGACTTATTTTGTTTGTGAAATGCGATCGCAGCCGTGAGGTCAAAATCTGTTATGCTATCGCCGCTAATGACTAAAAAGGTTTCATCAAGAAGTTCAGCAATGTTTTTCACACAGCCTGCTGTACCCAAAGGCTGATCTTCTTCGACAGCATAAGTCATCTGGACGCCAAAATCACTGCCATCTTGAAAATAGTCTCGCAAGACATCAGGTAAATAATGCAATGTCGCAATAACTTCTGTAATTTGATGTCGTTTGAGGAGATTAATAATATGTTCGGCAATTGGTCGATTAAGGATCGGCACCATCGGTTTAGGCAGATCGCAAGTTAACGGGCGAAGCCGCGTCCCCGAACCCCCCGCCATCAGTACTGCACGCATAAATCCTCCTTAACTAGTTACAGCCTTCGCTGCTTGAAAACGTGTCAAATATATTTTCTTCTTCTTTCTCTAGTCTCCTATGGATATCGATATTTGAGGAACTTCCACAAGATGCATCTGGATTGGGGCATTAGGGATTGATCATGGGGTATTGGGCGAATGGCACGCTTGTAAAGCCCAAAGGCTTGTTTAGCCTCGTTAAGAGCCTCCAGGCTGGGAATGTATTCTCATGGGCTGCTGCCTCTGGTCAAGCTACTGGAGGCGGAGCCTAA contains:
- the tnpA gene encoding IS200/IS605 family transposase, which codes for MTYNIGHRAVYSLNIHLVLVTKYRRKVINQAILKRLQEIFEGTCAKWRSKVTEYNAESDHVHLVISYPPDVEVSKLVNNLKTVSSRLIRKEFHEHVNRFYSKPVFWTGAYFVASCGGVTLDELKSYVEKQNSPTN
- a CDS encoding ABC transporter ATP-binding protein; its protein translation is MSQVILENVYKSFSPRKGESVTSENQSSLTSGERTDAAPERAGSVNVLRRINLTIADGEFMVLVGPSGCGKSTLLRLIAGLEVMTGGNIWIGDRLINDLPPKERDIAMVFQNYALYPHMTVYDNIAFGLRRRGSRGAEEQRSGGENTSSSQYFQAWAENLFVGATRKLPKGLRYTSDKERAVNEQVRSVAQLLQIETLLNRLPKQLSGGQRQRVALGRAIARDPQVFLMDEPLSNLDAKLRAETRAQIVKLQRQLGTTTIYVTHDQTEAMTMGDRIAIMSEGKIQQVASPLELYNRPANLFVAEFIGSPPMNFIPVEFHAPQLITHSQLRFTLPEVWGKALQKYDGKTLILGIRPEHFNLSMPATKNLPVQVDLVENLGNDSFLAVKIAEPGSQPATTANSLQVRIPPDRFVQPGEQLWLSLTPEKIHFFDPETELAIFA
- a CDS encoding alpha/beta fold hydrolase, producing the protein MSDSFDVLWLNASPILKRFDKPLLEYLSGYISVAQWEYQQTKDEASSIDQAVELLYEFLEWRDRPVHLAGHGMGGAIALTFARRFPQKVRSLALLAVAAQPANNWQAHYYFQRQLFSISRELVLASSVRSLFGNQPPHTTKKLVAALDKDLEQSPTSHSLFKLVYLPKGGVSMPMMVCGSKTDPVVNSTVLHDWLNWLKPEDKLWECPEGYHFFHYFYPQQVGEEILSFWKRHNLHLLEASALSFSTSTN
- the fldA gene encoding flavodoxin FldA; this encodes MSKKIGLFYGTQTGNTESDAEKIRDEFGDDVVTLHPIYEADTTTFDEYDLLIIGSPTWDIGQLQSDWEGFFSDLDEIDFSGKLVAYFGDGDQYGYADNFQDAMGILEEKISQRGGKTVGYWPTEGYDFENSRALKNGKFVGLALDEGSQSDLTDERIKTWVAQLKTEFGL
- a CDS encoding mannose-1-phosphate guanyltransferase, whose translation is MRAVLMAGGSGTRLRPLTCDLPKPMVPILNRPIAEHIINLLKRHQITEVIATLHYLPDVLRDYFQDGSDFGVQMTYAVEEDQPLGTAGCVKNIAELLDETFLVISGDSITDFDLTAAIAFHKQNKSKATLILTRVPNPIEFGVVITDEERRIRRFLEKPSSSEIFSDTVNTGTYILEPEVLEYLPANIECDFSKDLFPLLLAKDEPMYGYIAQGYWCDVGHLDAYREAQYDALDGKVQLDYAYKQVSDDLWVGQNTYIDQTAVIEAPAVIGDNCRIGARVQIEAGTVIGDNVTIGADANLKRPIVWNGAFIGDEAHLSACVISRGARVDRRAHVLEAAVVGSLSTVGEEAQISPGVRVWPSKKIESGAVLNINLIWGNTAQRNLFGQRGVQGLANIDITPEFAVKLGSAYGSTLKPGSKVTVSRDQRNVSRMVTRSLIAGLMSVGIDIQNLDATAIPIARTVIPTMSVAGGIHVRVHPDRPDYILIEFMDAKGINISKALEKKIEGAYFKEDMRRALIHEIGDVSYPSQVMDRYCTAFEKLLHVHTLRNSRAKVVIDYVYAVSGAVLPQMLDKFGADAVVLNASVNKTAMSITDREGLLTQLGHVVEALKANFGVQVSANGEQLILVDESGYPIRGETLTALMVDMILTANPRGTVVVPVHASSAIEQVARRHDGRVIRTKANPTALMEACQKNPNVVLGGSGDTGFIFPQLHPGFDSMFCIAKIIEMLTIQERSLAAARAELPRVIHKSYTIRCPWTAKGALMRYLVETHPAQNLELIDGVKICQPYDDSWLLVLPDASEPLVHLYANSNDREWVDETVRNYRTRVQSFVERQQEYQPAEA